The nucleotide sequence CGTGATGTACAGATTACCGTTGGAGATTTCGCCGTGGTGAGGGATGAAGCCAGTCGGTTGGCCAGGAACCGCCGTCCATGTTACGCCACCATTCGTACTGCGGTAGATGCTTTGTGCTTTGTCCGCGACACCGACGTAAATCGTCTGAGTCGTATTGCCCGCTGTACCCGTCGATTTGTCGAATGTGATCCAAGCGATGCCCATAATATCTGCAGTGTACTGGTAGGTCGGGTCCTGCACGTAAGTTCCGGGATTCGGGAAGCTCGTTACTTTGCTCCAAGTGACGCCATAGTCTGTACTTTTCCAGAGACCGTTGCCACTTCTTGCGCCGAAGTAGAGGGTATTGTTCTTGTTGGGATCAATGGCAAGACGTTCGCCCATCGAGCGACCAGGCATATTGCCGCCGACATAGAATGGGAGCTGCGTGCTTTGCCAAGTGTTGCCCTTGTCCGTAGAACGCATAATGTAGCCGTGATTGGGATCCCAGCCATTGGTGTACATACCGGCAGCAATATAGACACGGTTTGGATCGACTGCGTCGGTTGCGAGGGCGTCGACGCCAAGCTTGCCCCAGTCGGTCCAACCTACATTATCGAGCAGTGGAATCCAACTGCTGTCAGTTTTGTTCCAACGGTATACGCCACCGATATCTGTCCGGGCATAAATCAAGTCTTTTTCGGTTTCATTGAATATTATGCCAGGTATAAAACCGCCACCTGCACCTGTATTGACGTTTTTCCAGGTGTACGGAGTACTTGAGGCCGCATTGGCGGAAGGAGCTACAATCGATAGTGAAGCACCAATGAGCACCGACATTAATAGCAGGTTGCACCATCTGGCAAGCTTTTTACGATTCATCACAATACCTCCTATCATATTTTGGAATGACAAATAATGCTGCTAGCGCTTTCGAAAATCTGTTGCCGGCAACTATCGTTAGTCAGGCAACGCCGATTGCGAAATCGAACAGCTCATTCCTGTTATCGATAACATCACCTCCTTATATGCATGCGCCTTAATACTACCAAAAAATAGGAGATATTCTATAGATCTAACAGAGTATATTTGCACGTAGGGCAAAACTTAACTAGACATGTATATACAACTGTCGATTCGATTTGAGCTTGATGTCCATTTTCCGCGAGAAAATTCACGAAATGGGACGAATGGTATTGAATTTTTTATCTAATTTTCTACTTACAAAAATATTTAATTTCCGTATAGATTAAATTAGAATTTTGTCTTCCTACTCTTAGGATGGTATAATATGTAGCATTTGAACTCATCGATATCAGGAGGACTACTTTGATGTTGTTGCAATTGCAAACGTATGCCGCAGCAAGCTTAAGTGCAATGGATAAAATGTGGGTATCCTTTATTGGGATTGGGTTAATGATACTAGCAGCTCTCCTAATTACATATGCACGAATAAAGACTAAAGGTTGGGTTAAGCTCGTACTTACACTGGTTGCGCTAATCATGCTGATCTATGGAATGATTTGCGGATTTGTATCGATCGTATGATTACTTTAACAGGACGAACGATAACGAAAACTGTCGAGGCGCGTACGGACAGTAGTTTGTTGAAACTTGCACAAGAAGCAGCGATTGACTGGCAATTCAACTGTTCTAGAGGTACATGTGCGAAATGCAGATGCATCGTTACAGAAGGGGCACACTTGCTCAATGAATCAACGGATGCAGAATGGGACCGCCTTGGACCTGATGAACTAGACGGTGGCTATCGACTCGGTTGCCAAGCAACCATTGCAAAACCAGGCACAATAAAAGCAGTAAACAAAACCTATTTTTAACTTGATGAAATGGAAGTGACCTGAATGCAGAACACATACCCTGAGTTCGCGTTGAGGAGATTGGCGGAATTACTCGCTGGTAGTGAGGCGCAGTGGGTTGTTGGTGGCAGTACAGGTCTAGTGCTACGTGGGGCTAAGCTTGAGCAAGCGCCACGTGATCTGGATGTATATGCGGATCAAAATGTAATTAACGACATACATGAACGACTGAAGCATGATGCGGTAGATGGTCCGGAATGGAGTGTCACGGATCGATATCGTTCGATATTATCCCATTACCGTATCGAGGATACGGTCGTAGAGCTTGTTGGGGATTTCAACGTTAACGCGCACGATTCGAGCTATGATACGCGTGTCGAGCAATGGTTATTCCCGAATCGTGATTCAGCTAACGTACATGGCTATTCGATTCCGCTAATTCCACTTGCACATGAGCTTATTTTCAATTTGCTACGTGATCGAATGGATCGTGCACAAGTTGTAGGCGAGCTTATGAAGCAACAACCGGATCGACATCTTCCGTTGTTGTATGAATTACTTGATCGAAATGAGATCGCACCTTCAGTTGCTGAAATTGCGCTTCAGTTAACAGGTACTAATAATGAACAAGCAGCTATTCATAGGGAGTCATCAATATGAGCGAGCAATATGTCGTTTCCTTTGAACCTGAACAGCTTTCCATAAAGGTACGTTCGGGGACAACGGTGCTAGATGCGGCAAAGCGGGCTAGAGTAAACGTGCGAACGCGCTGTGGCGGTGTTGCAGGTTGCTTAATGTGTAAAGTAAATGTAGCTTCGGATCAAGCTGAACATTTAAGTCTTCCATCGGAAGCAGAACTACGAAAGCTCGGCCCACAGCTTGATGATGGCATACGGTTGTCTTGTCAGGCGCGTGTGAAAGGTAATGTGACGGTCACCGTACCGGAGGATCCTTTAAAGGCAGCTATTCGCAAAAAGCTTGCTGAACAGCAGGAAGATGATTTTTTCTTTTAGATAGGGGGTCGGAATATGAGCAGATGGAGTTCGTCACGATTAAAAAGTACTAGTCTTGTAGTTGTGATATTATTGTTGCTTTCAGGATGTATGTATCCCACGAGCGAAACGCCAAATAATGAAGTATCTGCGCGGGAATCGGTCATTACCGTTCAAGATGCTGTGGACCGATATTTTACAGAAACAGAGTTGCTCCCAATTCAGACAGCAGATGAAACTGTTCCAATCTATGAGAAATACAAGATCGATTTTGGTAAGCTCAAGCGCACAGGCTATATGGCGAATGTACCTAAAATGGCCTTCGAAAATGGAGGCACCTATCAATTTCTAATTATTGATGAGGTTACCAAGCCGACTGTTAAGCTGCTGAGCATTATCGTCTATCAACAGGTCGATGTGGTGCAAACCGAAGTTAGACAATATCGCAATAAAAACGGAAATGCGAATCCTGCAGGGGATGAAGTATATCCTGGCTTCGCGAGTGTAGATTTCAAAAAGCTGGGTGTAAATGAGCCTACTGTTCGCAGTGTCTTCTCCAACCAACCATTAAATCTACTTGTTGATCAGAATGGCCAAGTATTCGTAGATTATGGTATCGATATTGCGACTGCGATTTCGAAGTCGGAAGTACCTCCAAAAGCTGGCGAAGACTTGCGACGGTACTTGCTAAATGCTTCGCATTATGTGCCAGTAAAGTCCACAGCCTACCATTGGGTGAATGATGGACCACAAGCTGTCGCACAATAAGGACGAACAATTTAATATTTTTATTGCCAAGAGAGACATACGTGTTTCTCTTTTTTCATATGCTCATGGGGGAATAGGCAGCAGCGCCTGATGGCGTGCGTCGGCATGGAAAACATTATGTATGGGCATGGTCATATTATCAATTTACGCACATACAATGTTACTAGTCCAAGTTCGTGTACGAGTTCCGCCCTGCTGGCGGGTCACGAAAAGTTTCGCGATTACGATAGGAGGGAATCTCAGTGGAAAAAGTGGACATTTTCAAAGATATTGCCGAGCGCACCGGCGGCGATATCTACCTCGGGGTCGTGGGTGCCGTCCGTACGGGCAAATCGACCTTTATCAAACGTTTTATGGAAACCGTAGTTTTACCCAACATCTCATCCGAGGCGGAGCGAGTTCGCGCCGTTGACGAGCTTCCACAAAGCGCTGCTGGGCGCACGATTATGACGACTGAACCTAAGTTCGTTCCGAATAATGCGGTGCAATTAAAAGTAGCTGAAGGCTTGGAAGTAAACGTTAGACTTGTGGACTGTGTAGGCTATACCGTCGATGGGGCGAAAGGCTTCGAAGACGAGAGTGGGCCTCGCATGATTACAACTCCGTGGTTCGAAGAGCCCATTCCATTTCAGGAAGCGGCTGAAATCGGTACGCGTAAAGTGATTCAAGAGCATTCAACTCTTGGTGTAGTGGTCACTACAGACGGCACGATCGCTGAAATTCCTCGTAGCAGCTATGTAGATGCTGAGGAACGCGTCGTCAATGAGCTTAAAGAAGTCGGTAAGCCGTTCGTGCTTGTGGTGAACTCTACGAAGCCGAAGAGTGAGGAAGCGCTTGCTCTGCGTAATGAACTTGCGGTGAAATATGATATCCCTGTCATTACGCTCAGCGCTGCAACGATGGGAGAAGAAGAAGTCATCGGTGTCCTGAGAGAAGTGCTCTATGAATTCCCGGTTCACGAAGTGAATGTTAATCTTCCAAGCTGGGTAATGGTACTTAACGATGGCCATTGGTTACGTTCAAGCTATGAAAGCTCTGTCCGGGAGACGGTTAAAGATATTCGTCGCTTACGCGATGTAGATCGCGTCGTCTCGCAGTTTATCGAATATGATTTCATTTCACGCGCGGGCTTGAGTGGGATGAATCTGGGTCATGGAGTTGCGGAGATTGACTTGTTCGCTCCGGATGAACTCTATGACAAAATATTGACTGAGGTCGTCGGCACAGAAATTAGAGGCAAAGATCATTTGCTTCAACTGATGCAGGATTTCTCACATGCGAAGCGGGAGTATGATCGATTTGCAGAGTCGTTGGAGATGGTAAAGACGACGGGCTATGGCATCGCAGCTCCTTCGCTTGCAGAGATGGTGCTTGATGAACCAGAGCTTATTCGCCAAGGCTCGCGCTTCGGTGTTCGGTTGAAGGCGACAGCGCCATCGATCCATATGATACGTGTTGATGTGGAATCTGAGTTTGCTCCGATTATCGGCACAGAGAAGCAGAGCGAGGAGCTTGTGCGCTATCTGATGCAGGACTTCGAGAAGGATCCGATCCGCATTTGGGATTCCGATATTTTCGGTCGCTCGCTTCATTCCATTGTAAGAGAAGGTATTCAAGGGAAAATTGCAATGATGCCAGACAACGCGCGTTACAAGCTGCAGGAGACGTTAGGGCGGATCATTAATGAAGGCTCCGGCGGGTTAATTGCAATTATCCTCTAGAATAAAAACGGTTATCCCAACACACCATTGGGTATAACCGTTTTTTAATTTCATTAATTTGTAAATTCCGATTGACATACTAGGTATTTGTTGATTATACTCAACATGTAATTAAGCACTCATACATCTTGGAGGTCGAGAGAAACATGAAAAAATCGTTAGGTTTGGGGTTATCTTTGATTTTGGTACTTGTATTAGTTTTGACTGGCTGCGGAGATAAAAAGACAAACAACAGTAGCCAATCACCATCAGCATCCAATTCATCAGAAGCTAGCTCGCCAGAAGCGAATGCTAGTGAGCCGAATGCACTGATTGGCAAAAGAATTGCTCTCGTTATGCGCTTCAACACAGGGACTTTCTCTGCACAATACGTAGATGGAGTAAAGAAGCAAGTTGAGAAGTTCGGGGGCGAACTTACTGTGCTCTCATCAGATAATGATTTAAGCAAGATGGCGGCGAATCTTGATTCGGCTGTAACTCAAAAGTTTGATGGCATTCTGCTTGACCATGGTGATCCGAATGCACTTGCCAGCGGTGTGAGCAACGCGCTTGCAGCTGGAATTGCTGTTGTCGCATTTGACTCTTCCTTGAACGATGTCGAGGGAGTTACAAATATCGCACAAAACGATCAATTGCTAGCACAATTCACGCTCGATAAGCTTGCTGAAGAAGCAGGTGGCAAGGGTAATATTGTTAAGGTGTGGGTAGCAGGCTTTGCGCCAATGGAAAGCCGCCAAATTTCGTATGATGCATTCTTGAAGAAATATACGGACATTAAGCAAATTGCAGCATTCGGAGATGCAAGCAATCCACAGCTGGATACACAAGCAAAAATGGAAGCTGTATTGAAGCAATATCCTAACAAGGGGGATATTACGGCAGTATGGGCAGCATGGGATGAGTTCGCTAAAGGTGCTGCTAATGCCATTCAACAAGCTGGACGCGATGAAATTAAAGTCTATGGAATTGACCTAAGCGATGAAGATTTGAAGCTGATTCAAGATCCTGCAAACCCTTGGGTTGCATCTGCAGCAGTTGATCCAACATCAATTGGTACAGTACAGGTCAGATATCTTTACCAAAAGCTGAGTGGTGCAAAGACGGAAACGGTGGTACAATTAGAGCCTGTATTCGTACATCGCGACATGCTTCCTACAGATAAAGTTATCACAACAGATGAACTGTCTCAGTATGTAGAAGGTTGGGGCAAGAGCGAACTAGGTAATACAGATTACCTGCAAGCTTTGGAAGCAGAAGTAGCGAAATAAATCGTGAAATAGCGGTTTGATTAGGTACGGCGCGGAGCTTAACCGCGCCGTTTCCTGCGTTTATGTCTACGGAACCTATGTAACGATGTGTAATTAAACAGCAGAGAG is from Candidatus Cohnella colombiensis and encodes:
- a CDS encoding 2Fe-2S iron-sulfur cluster-binding protein; amino-acid sequence: MSEQYVVSFEPEQLSIKVRSGTTVLDAAKRARVNVRTRCGGVAGCLMCKVNVASDQAEHLSLPSEAELRKLGPQLDDGIRLSCQARVKGNVTVTVPEDPLKAAIRKKLAEQQEDDFFF
- a CDS encoding DUF2768 family protein, yielding MLLQLQTYAAASLSAMDKMWVSFIGIGLMILAALLITYARIKTKGWVKLVLTLVALIMLIYGMICGFVSIV
- a CDS encoding sugar ABC transporter substrate-binding protein, with amino-acid sequence MKKSLGLGLSLILVLVLVLTGCGDKKTNNSSQSPSASNSSEASSPEANASEPNALIGKRIALVMRFNTGTFSAQYVDGVKKQVEKFGGELTVLSSDNDLSKMAANLDSAVTQKFDGILLDHGDPNALASGVSNALAAGIAVVAFDSSLNDVEGVTNIAQNDQLLAQFTLDKLAEEAGGKGNIVKVWVAGFAPMESRQISYDAFLKKYTDIKQIAAFGDASNPQLDTQAKMEAVLKQYPNKGDITAVWAAWDEFAKGAANAIQQAGRDEIKVYGIDLSDEDLKLIQDPANPWVASAAVDPTSIGTVQVRYLYQKLSGAKTETVVQLEPVFVHRDMLPTDKVITTDELSQYVEGWGKSELGNTDYLQALEAEVAK
- a CDS encoding 2Fe-2S iron-sulfur cluster-binding protein — encoded protein: MITLTGRTITKTVEARTDSSLLKLAQEAAIDWQFNCSRGTCAKCRCIVTEGAHLLNESTDAEWDRLGPDELDGGYRLGCQATIAKPGTIKAVNKTYF
- the spoIVA gene encoding stage IV sporulation protein A, with product MEKVDIFKDIAERTGGDIYLGVVGAVRTGKSTFIKRFMETVVLPNISSEAERVRAVDELPQSAAGRTIMTTEPKFVPNNAVQLKVAEGLEVNVRLVDCVGYTVDGAKGFEDESGPRMITTPWFEEPIPFQEAAEIGTRKVIQEHSTLGVVVTTDGTIAEIPRSSYVDAEERVVNELKEVGKPFVLVVNSTKPKSEEALALRNELAVKYDIPVITLSAATMGEEEVIGVLREVLYEFPVHEVNVNLPSWVMVLNDGHWLRSSYESSVRETVKDIRRLRDVDRVVSQFIEYDFISRAGLSGMNLGHGVAEIDLFAPDELYDKILTEVVGTEIRGKDHLLQLMQDFSHAKREYDRFAESLEMVKTTGYGIAAPSLAEMVLDEPELIRQGSRFGVRLKATAPSIHMIRVDVESEFAPIIGTEKQSEELVRYLMQDFEKDPIRIWDSDIFGRSLHSIVREGIQGKIAMMPDNARYKLQETLGRIINEGSGGLIAIIL
- a CDS encoding DUF3939 domain-containing protein → MSRWSSSRLKSTSLVVVILLLLSGCMYPTSETPNNEVSARESVITVQDAVDRYFTETELLPIQTADETVPIYEKYKIDFGKLKRTGYMANVPKMAFENGGTYQFLIIDEVTKPTVKLLSIIVYQQVDVVQTEVRQYRNKNGNANPAGDEVYPGFASVDFKKLGVNEPTVRSVFSNQPLNLLVDQNGQVFVDYGIDIATAISKSEVPPKAGEDLRRYLLNASHYVPVKSTAYHWVNDGPQAVAQ